Below is a window of Diaminobutyricibacter sp. McL0608 DNA.
TAGCTGTCCCATTGCGCGCGCGAGCTCGGGTTGGAGAGGACGAAACCGGGAGCGATCGCGTTGACGGTGATCCCGAACGGGCCGAGCTCGTGAGCGAGCTGCCGGGTGAGGCCGATCTGAGCGGCCTTCGAGGTCGTGTACGCCTGGATGCCGGTCAGGCTGACGCTGCGCCCGGCGCCGGACGAGATGGTCACGATGCGTCCGAAGCCCGACTCCTTCATGCGGCCCGCGGCGGCGCGTGAGCAGTTGAACATGGTCTGGAGATTGGCGTCGAGCACCGCGTGCCAGGCGTCGTCCGTTAGTTCGTCGAGCGGGGTGTGGGTCTGGCCGACGACGCCTCCCGCACTGTTGACGAGGATGTCCACGCGGGGGAGCGAACGGAAGAAGTCGGCCGCCTCGGCCGAGTTCGAGAGGTCGACGGTGTCGCGGTCCACACCGATCACGGTGGCGCCGGCAGAACCGAGCTCGGCGGCGATGGCCTGCCCGATGCCCTGGGCGGTGCCGGTGACGACCGCCGTGAGTCCGTCGAACTCCAGAGTT
It encodes the following:
- a CDS encoding SDR family NAD(P)-dependent oxidoreductase yields the protein MSSEKTNSPETLEFDGLTAVVTGTAQGIGQAIAAELGSAGATVIGVDRDTVDLSNSAEAADFFRSLPRVDILVNSAGGVVGQTHTPLDELTDDAWHAVLDANLQTMFNCSRAAAGRMKESGFGRIVTISSGAGRSVSLTGIQAYTTSKAAQIGLTRQLAHELGPFGITVNAIAPGFVLSNPSSRAQWDSYGPEGQQALVEKISVRRVGEPSDIARGVRFFASPQAGWVSGQVLSIDGGHSLF